The proteins below are encoded in one region of Sphingobacterium sp. R2:
- a CDS encoding RagB/SusD family nutrient uptake outer membrane protein → MKKIYYPLIALALCMSSCKNVLDIEDLNSLDEAKVWADPNLVNGYLANLYPLFGNWNAGADGNSEQLIGIAFPLDAVTVNNTSYKSWDYTTIRKINTAIQKVNESTSLKDEFKKKVIGQALFMRAFMYFNMVRIHGGVPYITVPQDLKNDDLNVPRNSTKECFELIVKDLDQAISQLPNTIAKGTADYGKIDGDFAAAFKAKVLLYKASPQFNPSNPYGNAYWQEANTANKLAYEQLKADGYSLTPDYSNIALVEKGPEVVFAVINAYPNKVANWDNGVRPGSESRGPAGSVPSWEFVKAFPMKDGKLYSDQAGKYHKTEEQFLQSYWENRDPRFDKSIVWNAKVYEVSGKTGKRQYTSVGIAPALDDFGINPKAKTPSSNLDRYSGFFILKNSKLSLKQTEVETQYDVDFVLMRYAEVILNYAETANETGNFATALDLVTQIRKRAGIEPGADNKYGITATTKEQLREAILAERNIEFCFEGHRFWDLRRLRKLNILNNTTKHGVEAIAINSNGTEMNLDDANALAKTYTLRENQFKYSVLQVPSTGNKVNLVPDTYYFFPIAQSVIDKNPNIKQNKDWGGAFNPTMD, encoded by the coding sequence ATGAAAAAAATATATTATCCTTTAATTGCATTGGCCTTGTGTATGTCCTCCTGTAAAAATGTATTGGATATTGAGGACCTCAATTCGCTGGATGAAGCTAAGGTATGGGCTGATCCAAATCTAGTCAACGGATATCTTGCCAATTTATATCCATTATTTGGTAACTGGAATGCTGGTGCAGATGGAAATTCGGAACAACTGATCGGCATCGCTTTTCCATTGGATGCGGTTACCGTCAACAATACTTCTTACAAATCGTGGGATTATACAACCATCCGAAAAATCAATACGGCCATACAGAAGGTCAATGAAAGTACCTCACTAAAAGACGAGTTTAAAAAAAAGGTGATTGGCCAGGCGTTGTTTATGCGTGCCTTTATGTATTTCAATATGGTCAGGATACACGGCGGTGTTCCTTATATTACGGTACCGCAAGATCTAAAAAATGATGATCTTAATGTGCCCCGTAATTCGACAAAAGAATGTTTTGAGCTGATCGTTAAAGATTTGGATCAGGCTATTTCGCAATTACCTAATACAATAGCAAAAGGAACGGCAGATTATGGGAAAATTGATGGTGATTTTGCAGCCGCTTTTAAAGCTAAGGTATTGCTATACAAAGCTTCACCACAGTTTAATCCTTCCAATCCTTATGGAAATGCCTATTGGCAGGAGGCCAATACCGCAAATAAATTAGCTTATGAGCAGCTTAAGGCGGATGGCTATAGTTTGACTCCAGATTATTCTAACATTGCGCTGGTTGAAAAAGGCCCTGAGGTTGTTTTTGCTGTTATTAATGCCTATCCAAATAAAGTGGCCAATTGGGATAATGGTGTACGTCCGGGATCCGAAAGTAGGGGGCCGGCCGGTTCCGTTCCATCCTGGGAATTTGTTAAAGCTTTTCCAATGAAAGATGGAAAGTTATATTCCGATCAAGCAGGTAAATATCATAAAACAGAAGAACAATTTTTACAATCCTATTGGGAAAACCGCGATCCACGTTTTGACAAATCTATCGTATGGAATGCAAAGGTTTATGAAGTGTCGGGCAAGACCGGCAAACGGCAATACACTTCGGTGGGTATTGCTCCAGCGTTGGACGATTTTGGTATAAACCCCAAAGCAAAAACACCTTCTTCCAATTTAGATCGGTATAGTGGATTCTTTATCTTAAAAAATTCTAAATTATCATTGAAGCAAACAGAAGTGGAGACGCAGTATGATGTGGACTTTGTGTTAATGCGTTATGCCGAAGTAATATTAAATTATGCTGAAACAGCTAATGAGACAGGAAACTTTGCAACAGCACTAGACTTGGTTACGCAAATAAGAAAAAGGGCGGGAATTGAGCCCGGTGCAGATAATAAATATGGGATAACAGCGACGACAAAAGAGCAATTGCGAGAAGCCATTTTAGCGGAGCGCAATATTGAGTTCTGCTTTGAGGGGCATCGTTTTTGGGATTTGCGAAGGTTGCGTAAACTCAATATACTAAACAATACAACGAAACATGGGGTTGAAGCTATTGCCATAAATTCCAATGGAACGGAGATGAATCTGGATGATGCGAATGCATTGGCCAAAACATATACGTTGAGAGAAAATCAGTTTAAATATAGCGTATTGCAGGTTCCAAGTACAGGGAACAAAGTAAATTTGGTGCCCGATACTTATTATTTTTTTCCAATTGCACAATCTGTCATTGACAAGAATCCAAATATCAAGCAGAATAAAGATTGGGGCGGAGCATTTAATCCAACCATGGATTAA
- a CDS encoding long-chain fatty acid--CoA ligase, with product MEEKLRLFDLARQQVYKYPNLDIFARKVDGKWNYIKTADFLEQVDSLSKGLIELGVKPNEKVGLIAGSSMEWHLIDFAIQQIGAVVVAIYPNITDTDYQYIFNDAEIGVCIVSNKSLYDRLMNLTDSIYTLKYIFCIAEQEGTRSWKELNDIGSNCSLEKLATLRDQVKPEDLATLIYTSGTTGKPKGVMLSHNNIFSNVLGAAEITPCKAYDRGLTFLPPCHAYERMVLYTYMHLGFTIYIAESFDKIGDNLREVKPNIMTVVPRILEKVYEKIMKTGHDLTGFKRKLFDWAVSIAEEYDPNPKKRSFGYNIKLKLAKQLVLNKWYEALGGELLTVASGSASLHSKLTRAFLAAGIPLYEGYGMTEASPLISVNHYIKGIRIGTVGLPVRFVEIKLAEDGEILVKGPNVMMGYYKNKTETDKTIVDGWLHTGDIGKWEDEMFLKIIDRKKEMFKISGGKYVIPQPIETKLVESKFIEQAMVIGDGMKFASAFIVPNYAHLLDWARTDAPELASMTKDDFLTDPTIVKKVNQEVRRANQHFGNWEQIKKPIILTDEFTIENGELTPTLKMKRKVILEHHQEAFNNLYQMEMDE from the coding sequence ATGGAAGAAAAACTTAGATTATTTGATCTTGCACGTCAACAGGTCTACAAATACCCCAATCTTGACATATTTGCACGCAAAGTGGACGGCAAGTGGAATTATATCAAAACAGCAGATTTTCTTGAACAAGTAGACAGTCTCTCAAAAGGGCTGATTGAACTTGGCGTAAAACCCAACGAAAAAGTCGGTCTCATTGCCGGCAGCAGTATGGAATGGCATTTGATTGACTTTGCAATCCAGCAAATTGGTGCAGTAGTGGTCGCCATCTATCCAAATATTACGGATACAGACTATCAGTATATCTTTAATGATGCGGAAATCGGAGTTTGCATCGTTAGTAACAAGAGCTTGTACGATCGCCTGATGAACCTAACCGACTCAATCTATACATTGAAGTATATTTTTTGTATCGCCGAACAGGAAGGAACCCGTAGCTGGAAAGAACTTAACGATATAGGGTCCAATTGCTCTCTAGAAAAACTAGCAACGCTACGTGACCAGGTTAAACCTGAAGATCTCGCTACCCTGATTTATACTTCCGGTACAACAGGCAAACCAAAAGGTGTTATGCTTTCGCACAATAATATATTTTCCAATGTATTGGGTGCTGCAGAAATTACGCCCTGTAAGGCATACGACCGAGGTCTAACATTTCTCCCCCCTTGCCATGCTTACGAACGTATGGTCTTATATACGTATATGCACCTTGGTTTTACGATTTATATAGCAGAATCTTTTGATAAGATTGGTGATAATCTAAGAGAGGTAAAACCAAATATCATGACCGTTGTCCCCCGTATTCTAGAGAAAGTCTACGAGAAAATAATGAAGACAGGCCACGATCTTACCGGCTTCAAGAGAAAGTTATTTGACTGGGCAGTTTCCATTGCAGAAGAATATGATCCCAATCCCAAGAAAAGGAGCTTTGGTTATAATATCAAATTGAAACTAGCCAAACAGCTTGTTCTCAATAAATGGTACGAAGCGCTCGGCGGAGAATTGCTCACTGTAGCTTCGGGATCAGCTTCCCTGCATAGTAAACTGACACGCGCTTTCCTGGCTGCTGGTATCCCCTTATATGAAGGCTATGGTATGACCGAGGCCTCGCCATTAATTTCCGTCAATCACTACATCAAAGGAATACGTATTGGCACTGTTGGGCTTCCCGTCCGTTTTGTTGAAATAAAACTAGCTGAAGACGGCGAAATACTGGTTAAAGGGCCTAATGTCATGATGGGATATTATAAGAATAAGACCGAAACGGATAAAACTATCGTTGATGGATGGCTGCATACCGGGGATATTGGGAAGTGGGAAGACGAGATGTTCTTGAAAATCATCGACCGAAAAAAGGAAATGTTCAAAATTTCAGGTGGAAAATATGTCATTCCTCAGCCGATAGAAACGAAACTCGTTGAATCTAAATTTATTGAACAGGCAATGGTGATTGGTGACGGAATGAAATTTGCCTCCGCCTTTATTGTTCCAAACTATGCTCATTTGTTAGACTGGGCCAGAACAGATGCTCCTGAACTTGCAAGCATGACAAAAGATGATTTCCTGACTGACCCGACTATTGTAAAAAAAGTCAATCAGGAGGTACGCCGTGCGAACCAGCATTTTGGCAATTGGGAGCAAATTAAGAAACCAATTATTTTGACAGATGAATTTACCATTGAAAATGGGGAGTTAACGCCAACCTTGAAAATGAAACGTAAGGTGATTCTCGAACACCATCAAGAGGCGTTCAATAACCTCTATCAGATGGAAATGGACGAATAG
- the mnmE gene encoding tRNA uridine-5-carboxymethylaminomethyl(34) synthesis GTPase MnmE, with protein MSNTGYITEDTIVALATSSGTNGAIAVIRVSGQHAIKITNEIFKGKNLLQQASHTIHFGTIRDGEEIIDEVLVSLFVAPNSYTKENSVEISTHNSKYIIERVVSLLIKKGARAARPGEFTLRAFLNGGMDLSQAEAVADLIASNSAASHQVAMQQMRGGFSNQLKSLREDLIHFASLIELELDFSEEDVEFANRDQLKNLIHKIQVIVQKLIQSFEQGNVLKNGVPVVIAGKPNVGKSTLLNAFLNEERAIVSDIAGTTRDTIEDEINIHGVTFRFIDTAGIRETADIIEAKGVERTREKMKQARLIIYLFDPTQDKVEEVQAQLPEIENLQIPFVTIINKSDLLSKEQKAAYQVLNPLYISAKEQTGVEELKDELINRVQLGNLNTDDVMVTNIRHVEALKKTTYSLERVIYGIDNPVLSDFLAMDIRQALYHLGEITGSVSTDDLLDNIFSKFCIGK; from the coding sequence ATGTCAAATACGGGATATATCACTGAAGATACAATTGTTGCATTAGCGACATCTTCCGGAACAAACGGAGCAATTGCAGTCATACGCGTTTCAGGTCAGCATGCCATAAAAATTACGAACGAAATATTTAAAGGAAAGAATCTGCTTCAACAAGCCTCTCATACGATTCATTTTGGAACCATACGCGATGGTGAAGAAATTATCGATGAAGTACTTGTGTCCTTATTTGTCGCCCCGAACTCTTATACCAAAGAAAATTCGGTAGAAATATCAACACATAACTCCAAATACATTATCGAAAGAGTTGTTAGCTTACTGATCAAAAAAGGAGCACGTGCAGCTCGTCCGGGAGAATTTACTTTACGTGCCTTCCTCAATGGCGGAATGGATCTATCCCAAGCGGAAGCAGTCGCTGATTTGATTGCATCCAATTCGGCAGCATCCCACCAAGTAGCCATGCAACAGATGCGGGGAGGGTTTTCCAATCAGCTTAAATCCCTTCGCGAAGATCTCATACACTTTGCATCACTTATCGAATTGGAGCTTGATTTTTCAGAAGAAGATGTTGAATTTGCGAACAGAGATCAGCTTAAAAATTTAATCCATAAAATACAGGTCATTGTTCAAAAATTAATACAATCTTTTGAACAGGGAAACGTTTTAAAAAACGGTGTACCAGTCGTCATTGCCGGAAAACCTAATGTTGGAAAATCAACGCTACTGAACGCCTTTTTAAATGAAGAACGAGCTATTGTTTCCGACATCGCAGGAACCACCCGCGACACCATTGAGGATGAAATTAATATTCATGGTGTAACATTCCGATTTATTGACACGGCAGGCATACGGGAAACTGCAGATATAATCGAAGCTAAAGGAGTTGAACGTACACGCGAAAAGATGAAACAGGCGCGCTTGATTATTTACCTTTTCGATCCCACACAGGACAAAGTTGAAGAAGTACAAGCTCAGTTACCTGAGATTGAGAATCTCCAAATTCCTTTTGTCACCATTATAAATAAATCTGATCTACTTTCTAAAGAACAGAAAGCGGCTTATCAAGTGCTTAATCCGCTTTATATTTCAGCAAAAGAGCAGACAGGTGTAGAGGAATTAAAGGATGAACTCATCAATCGGGTACAATTAGGAAATCTCAATACAGATGACGTGATGGTGACCAACATACGCCATGTGGAAGCACTAAAAAAAACAACATATTCACTAGAAAGGGTGATATACGGTATAGACAATCCGGTCTTATCCGATTTTCTCGCAATGGATATTCGCCAAGCCTTATATCATCTTGGTGAAATTACAGGCAGTGTCTCTACTGACGATTTATTAGATAATATCTTTTCTAAGTTCTGTATCGGAAAGTAA
- a CDS encoding RNA-binding S4 domain-containing protein, with product MQEFKIEGEYIQLIQLLKALNWVEHGAMAQWVVSEGYVKYNGQVDYRKRLKLRPGDVVEFDGMQIKLV from the coding sequence ATGCAAGAATTTAAAATCGAGGGCGAATATATACAGCTTATACAATTACTTAAAGCTTTAAATTGGGTAGAGCATGGTGCTATGGCTCAGTGGGTTGTGTCGGAAGGGTATGTGAAATATAACGGGCAGGTTGATTACCGGAAAAGACTCAAATTAAGACCAGGAGATGTTGTTGAATTTGATGGGATGCAAATAAAATTGGTGTAA
- a CDS encoding SusC/RagA family TonB-linked outer membrane protein yields the protein MMRNFFLHGKARPISLLGLCLLFSKPDSYALNLDPINAIVDQDQVTGIIKDDKGQALAGATITVKGTSVQASSNQQGVFSIRAKRGDFLVVNYQGFTKQEVAVSESNLNVVMVSSDQALEEVVIIGYGKQRKGNITGSVATVNAEQLKNIPSSNLSNSLAGRAAGVNVTNTSGMAGASSSLRIRGSFAEPLYVIDGVVRDKAAFDVLEANEVDQMTFLKDAATAAVYGTRAGNGVVVVTTKKGTAQAPVFNVQSNYTFNMPTQELLANLTTAQDELTYQNRVAEFRALSIPNGQKEFDYFKDKNYNANDVIWRNPFTHRQSISVNGGGDKITYYSLLSYRKENGSYKSLDHEKFNLRSNISAQITEDFSMDFNISANQTNSNRFFWPFSTSSNDDDFDVSDFYRVTFNWPKMYPFYLNADGTPSNTPTAYPVQTPMGSWQAWNVIDQVIGDRYIDRKVRQVNPIMTLNLKLDKLVQGLSTKVVGSYIAQDYMRKRYMSFQKNYTFTALNPNDNRFIPAPPSEANINIFTFSQSQPFMDYNPQRLWEYQVNWFLNYNRKFGKHSVDGTLVYEQSKKGGTYVTSRAENPITALDQMFIYPTDRNFRSTTANETIDSRRGIIGRANYNYADKYIAEFSFRYDGSPLFPTDKRWGFFPSVSAAWRVSDENFFTDIKNTISDLKFRASYGTTGNDLDVNADRIGQFGYLEKYTTSGGYMFGDRYYNGIAYGATPTQNLTWTTSKSVNLGLDFGFVNNKLTGSLDLFSRKETNILGRRSLKVPDNYGRLLAPENYAARSYKGGEISFNWNDKVGEVAYGLNANLGYAKDRWDIFDEEPAYTNGQPQYFRSRIGRPENRIIGFEALGLVRTQAEADALKAKGFKTYGRDPFPGMILYKDIQGANYSGGPDGKIDDNDLQLLSDNNSPRINYGFGFNASWKGFYVSTLFQGVLAYDRMISNQEGGGMRQHGDTFRPYYPIWASDVWTPDNTDAKYPRPTGYSGWAESGAAPSSFWIRNGAYLRLRDINVSYRLPKSMTEKLRVKDVNLFFNGTNLFVFSPMKEFHDPEQKLYDSYPVMKTFTFGLDVKF from the coding sequence ATGATGAGAAATTTTTTTCTTCACGGAAAGGCGAGACCCATTAGCCTTTTGGGGCTCTGCCTGCTGTTTAGTAAGCCCGATTCTTACGCGCTCAATCTGGATCCGATCAATGCTATTGTCGATCAAGATCAGGTCACAGGGATCATCAAAGATGATAAAGGTCAGGCGTTAGCCGGTGCTACGATCACTGTCAAAGGAACATCCGTTCAAGCGTCCTCCAATCAACAAGGTGTTTTTTCTATTCGCGCTAAGCGTGGTGATTTTTTGGTCGTGAACTATCAAGGGTTTACAAAACAGGAGGTAGCGGTTTCCGAAAGTAACCTGAACGTAGTTATGGTATCAAGTGATCAGGCGCTTGAAGAGGTCGTGATCATTGGCTATGGTAAGCAACGAAAAGGGAACATTACCGGTTCTGTCGCTACCGTCAATGCAGAGCAGTTAAAAAACATCCCCAGTTCAAATCTTTCCAATTCACTGGCCGGTAGAGCCGCGGGTGTCAATGTCACCAATACTTCGGGGATGGCCGGAGCATCGTCGAGCTTACGTATCCGGGGGAGTTTTGCCGAGCCACTCTATGTAATTGATGGAGTAGTTCGCGATAAAGCTGCCTTCGATGTGCTTGAAGCGAACGAGGTTGACCAAATGACCTTCTTAAAAGATGCTGCAACTGCCGCAGTGTATGGCACCCGGGCCGGTAACGGTGTAGTGGTGGTAACGACAAAGAAAGGAACAGCGCAAGCCCCTGTTTTTAATGTACAAAGTAATTATACTTTCAATATGCCAACACAGGAGCTCCTTGCTAATTTAACGACTGCGCAAGATGAACTCACTTATCAAAATCGGGTAGCCGAATTTCGTGCTCTTTCCATCCCAAATGGACAAAAAGAGTTTGATTATTTCAAGGACAAAAATTACAATGCTAATGACGTTATCTGGCGCAATCCGTTTACACATCGACAATCAATATCGGTCAATGGAGGTGGCGACAAAATTACTTATTATAGTTTGCTGAGCTACCGTAAAGAAAATGGATCTTATAAATCTTTGGATCATGAGAAATTTAACCTGCGCAGCAATATTTCCGCGCAGATTACCGAAGATTTTAGCATGGATTTTAATATTTCAGCCAACCAGACGAATTCGAATCGCTTTTTTTGGCCATTCAGTACATCTTCTAATGATGATGATTTTGATGTGTCTGATTTTTACCGTGTTACATTCAACTGGCCAAAGATGTATCCATTTTATCTAAATGCAGACGGAACGCCGAGCAATACACCAACGGCTTATCCTGTACAGACGCCTATGGGAAGCTGGCAGGCGTGGAATGTGATCGATCAGGTCATCGGAGATCGCTATATAGACCGTAAAGTGCGGCAGGTCAATCCTATTATGACCTTAAACTTGAAGCTGGATAAATTGGTACAGGGCCTTTCGACAAAAGTTGTAGGCAGTTACATTGCTCAAGACTATATGCGCAAGCGTTATATGAGTTTTCAAAAGAACTATACCTTTACGGCCTTAAACCCGAATGACAACCGCTTTATACCAGCTCCACCATCAGAAGCTAATATTAATATTTTTACGTTTAGTCAGAGCCAGCCTTTCATGGATTACAACCCACAACGATTGTGGGAATATCAGGTAAACTGGTTTTTAAACTATAACCGCAAGTTTGGTAAACATTCCGTAGACGGAACATTGGTGTATGAACAGTCCAAAAAAGGAGGGACTTATGTCACTTCACGGGCAGAAAATCCAATTACAGCCCTGGATCAAATGTTTATTTATCCTACAGATCGCAATTTTAGGTCGACAACGGCCAATGAAACGATCGATTCGAGACGTGGTATTATAGGGCGTGCCAACTACAATTATGCGGATAAATATATTGCGGAGTTTTCTTTTCGTTACGATGGTTCACCATTATTCCCGACAGATAAGCGCTGGGGATTTTTTCCTTCAGTATCAGCAGCCTGGCGTGTATCGGACGAAAACTTCTTTACGGATATAAAAAATACGATATCGGATTTGAAGTTTAGAGCCTCTTATGGTACAACGGGTAATGATTTGGATGTCAATGCCGATCGGATCGGGCAATTTGGTTATTTAGAGAAGTATACCACTTCGGGCGGCTATATGTTTGGTGATCGCTATTATAATGGTATAGCGTATGGCGCAACACCAACGCAGAACCTCACTTGGACGACTTCTAAGAGTGTCAACTTGGGCCTAGATTTTGGATTTGTTAATAATAAACTGACCGGTAGTCTTGATCTGTTTTCACGTAAAGAAACCAATATTCTTGGCAGAAGATCACTGAAAGTTCCAGATAATTATGGACGTTTGCTTGCTCCCGAAAATTATGCGGCGAGAAGTTATAAAGGCGGCGAGATTTCTTTTAACTGGAATGATAAGGTTGGTGAGGTGGCTTATGGTCTCAATGCCAACCTGGGGTATGCCAAAGACCGTTGGGACATCTTTGATGAAGAACCTGCATATACCAATGGGCAGCCTCAGTATTTTCGGTCCAGAATTGGACGACCTGAAAATCGAATTATTGGTTTTGAAGCACTGGGTCTGGTAAGGACGCAGGCCGAAGCTGATGCGTTGAAAGCAAAAGGATTTAAGACCTACGGAAGGGATCCTTTTCCTGGGATGATCTTATATAAAGATATTCAGGGAGCCAACTATTCAGGTGGTCCGGATGGAAAAATTGACGATAACGATTTGCAGCTGCTGTCGGACAATAATTCTCCGCGCATCAATTATGGATTTGGATTCAATGCCAGCTGGAAGGGCTTCTATGTATCGACTTTATTTCAGGGGGTTCTTGCTTACGATCGGATGATCAGTAATCAAGAAGGCGGTGGAATGCGTCAGCACGGTGATACCTTTCGCCCATATTATCCAATTTGGGCTTCTGACGTCTGGACACCGGATAATACCGACGCCAAATATCCTCGGCCAACAGGTTACTCCGGATGGGCCGAATCCGGTGCGGCTCCTTCATCATTCTGGATAAGAAATGGAGCCTATTTACGCCTACGTGACATTAATGTTTCTTATCGATTGCCGAAGAGCATGACAGAGAAACTGCGTGTCAAAGATGTTAATCTGTTTTTTAATGGAACCAATTTGTTTGTTTTTTCGCCAATGAAAGAGTTTCATGATCCCGAACAAAAGCTGTATGATTCTTATCCAGTTATGAAAACCTTTACGTTTGGACTTGATGTTAAATTTTAA
- a CDS encoding methyltransferase domain-containing protein, with amino-acid sequence MNSLLLDENYWDERYKNEATGWDIGYASPAIINYAAASIAKDASILIPGCGNVYEAKALLDMGFHQITLLDIAQTLVAKVRQEFANSPQTQIVCQDFFQHQGQYDYIIEQTFFCALDPSLRPNYVQHMHTLLKPQGILMGLLFKREFAQQGPPFGGDQTEYQQLFASQFDILHLTDSTNSIPQRQENELFFELRKK; translated from the coding sequence ATGAATTCTTTATTGTTAGATGAAAACTATTGGGATGAACGTTATAAGAATGAAGCAACGGGCTGGGATATTGGCTACGCATCTCCTGCTATCATCAACTATGCTGCAGCGTCTATTGCCAAAGATGCATCTATTCTAATTCCCGGTTGCGGAAATGTTTATGAAGCAAAGGCTCTACTTGACATGGGGTTCCATCAAATTACCTTACTTGATATCGCTCAGACCTTAGTTGCAAAGGTAAGACAGGAGTTCGCCAATAGCCCTCAGACCCAAATTGTATGTCAAGATTTTTTCCAGCACCAGGGCCAGTACGACTATATAATTGAGCAGACATTTTTTTGTGCACTGGATCCTTCATTACGACCCAACTACGTACAACACATGCATACTTTGCTCAAGCCTCAGGGTATACTGATGGGCTTATTGTTCAAACGGGAATTTGCGCAACAAGGGCCACCTTTCGGTGGCGATCAAACGGAATATCAACAACTATTCGCATCGCAATTTGACATTTTACACTTGACAGATTCAACCAATAGTATTCCCCAAAGACAGGAAAATGAACTATTTTTTGAGCTGCGCAAAAAATAG
- a CDS encoding proline dehydrogenase family protein — MIENSEPKTLSFDNTEIAFKSKSDKDLERAYWLFKIIANNFLTKVGPSMTNFALNIGLPIQGIIRKTIFKHFCGGETIEGCETAINELGENGVGTILDYSVEGEETERAFDACCNEVLRTVVAASKNKYIPFSVFKPTGLGRFELFEKVNAKETLTEAEQGEYQRMLDRTDRICKACHAAGVKVLVDAEHSWIQDAIDDIAREMMEKYNMEKPIVYNTYQLYRSDKLASLKADFEYAKVRGFHMGAKIVRGAYMEIERARAAQKGYSDPIQPNKEASDRDYNEAIEFILDHLDNFGLMAGTHNEDSSMLLAKEIDRRGIDRSIDRIYFAQLLGMSDNLSFNLAAHGYNVAKYMPYGPVKAVMPYLFRRAQENTSVAGATGRELGLLIKEKQRRKASR; from the coding sequence ATGATTGAGAATTCTGAGCCCAAGACATTATCCTTTGATAATACAGAGATTGCTTTTAAAAGTAAAAGCGATAAGGATTTGGAAAGAGCGTATTGGTTATTCAAAATAATAGCGAATAACTTCTTGACAAAAGTAGGTCCGTCAATGACCAATTTTGCCCTGAACATTGGATTGCCTATCCAGGGCATCATCCGCAAAACAATCTTCAAGCATTTTTGTGGGGGAGAGACTATCGAAGGTTGCGAAACAGCAATTAACGAATTGGGAGAGAACGGTGTGGGGACGATCCTGGATTATTCCGTTGAAGGAGAAGAAACTGAAAGAGCATTTGACGCCTGCTGCAACGAGGTATTACGCACCGTAGTCGCAGCCAGTAAAAACAAATACATTCCATTTTCAGTATTTAAACCAACTGGATTAGGACGTTTTGAGTTATTTGAAAAGGTCAATGCCAAAGAAACTTTAACAGAGGCAGAACAAGGAGAATACCAACGGATGTTGGATCGTACTGACCGCATCTGTAAAGCATGTCATGCAGCAGGAGTAAAAGTTTTGGTGGATGCTGAACATTCATGGATTCAAGATGCCATTGACGATATCGCTCGTGAAATGATGGAAAAATACAATATGGAAAAACCTATTGTTTATAATACTTATCAATTGTACCGTAGTGATAAGTTGGCATCTTTGAAAGCTGACTTTGAATACGCAAAAGTTAGAGGATTTCACATGGGTGCTAAGATCGTTCGTGGCGCCTACATGGAGATCGAACGTGCTCGCGCCGCTCAAAAAGGTTATTCCGATCCTATCCAGCCAAATAAAGAAGCGTCCGACAGAGATTATAATGAAGCTATTGAATTTATCTTGGATCATTTGGACAACTTTGGACTTATGGCGGGTACACACAATGAGGACAGCAGCATGTTACTGGCAAAGGAAATTGACAGACGTGGTATCGACAGATCAATCGACCGCATTTACTTTGCCCAATTATTGGGCATGTCTGATAATCTGAGCTTCAATTTAGCTGCACATGGCTACAATGTCGCCAAGTACATGCCCTATGGACCGGTTAAGGCAGTCATGCCATACCTTTTCCGTAGAGCGCAAGAAAATACTTCCGTCGCAGGAGCGACAGGTCGAGAGCTCGGGCTTCTGATCAAAGAAAAACAAAGAAGAAAAGCTAGTCGATAA